A portion of the Adhaeribacter radiodurans genome contains these proteins:
- the rfbB gene encoding dTDP-glucose 4,6-dehydratase yields MKILITGGAGFIGSHVVRLFVTKYPNYQIVNLDKLTYAGNLENLRDVENQPNYTFVKGDIVDADFIQQLFSEQQFDAVIHLAAESHVDRSITDPLAFVYTNVIGTVNLLNAARSNWKSNLEEHVFYHVSTDEVYGTLGETGMFTEETKYDPHSPYSASKASSDHFVRAYYDTYGLPVKISNCSNNYGPNHFPEKLIPLAINNIRNGKPVPVYGKGENVRDWLFVKDHATAIDAVFHQGKVGDTYNIGGVNEWKNIDLIRLLCDVMDEKTGKPQGASQKLITFVTDRAGHDLRYAIDSSKIMRELGWKPSVTFEQGLAQTVDWYLQNTEWLEHVTSGTYQDYYDKQYTR; encoded by the coding sequence ATGAAAATATTAATTACCGGCGGGGCCGGCTTTATTGGTTCGCACGTAGTGCGGTTGTTTGTTACCAAATACCCGAATTACCAAATCGTAAACCTCGATAAGCTCACCTACGCTGGCAATCTGGAGAACCTGCGTGATGTAGAAAATCAGCCGAACTATACTTTTGTAAAAGGCGACATTGTGGATGCAGACTTTATCCAGCAGTTGTTCTCGGAGCAGCAGTTTGATGCGGTCATTCACCTGGCCGCCGAGTCGCACGTGGACCGGTCTATTACTGACCCATTGGCGTTTGTGTATACCAACGTTATTGGCACGGTAAATTTACTAAATGCGGCCCGCAGCAACTGGAAAAGCAACCTGGAAGAACATGTATTTTACCACGTATCCACCGATGAGGTATACGGCACCTTGGGCGAAACCGGCATGTTCACCGAAGAAACCAAGTACGATCCGCATTCGCCGTACTCGGCTTCTAAAGCCAGCTCCGACCATTTTGTACGCGCTTATTACGACACCTATGGGTTGCCGGTAAAAATATCCAATTGCTCCAACAATTACGGCCCTAATCATTTTCCGGAAAAATTAATACCGCTGGCTATAAATAATATCCGCAACGGCAAACCAGTACCGGTTTACGGCAAAGGCGAAAACGTGCGTGACTGGCTATTTGTAAAAGATCATGCTACGGCCATTGACGCAGTTTTTCATCAAGGAAAAGTGGGCGATACCTATAACATTGGCGGCGTAAATGAATGGAAAAACATTGATTTAATCCGGTTGCTCTGCGATGTAATGGACGAGAAAACCGGTAAACCTCAAGGTGCTTCGCAAAAGTTAATCACGTTTGTCACCGACCGGGCTGGCCACGATTTGCGTTACGCCATTGATTCGTCTAAAATTATGCGCGAACTAGGCTGGAAACCTTCCGTAACTTTTGAGCAAGGTCTGGCCCAAACCGTTGACTGGTATCTGCAAAACACCGAATGGCTGGAACACGTTACCTCCGGCACTTACCAGGACTATTACGACAAGCAATATACCCGATAA